The following are encoded in a window of Danio aesculapii chromosome 12, fDanAes4.1, whole genome shotgun sequence genomic DNA:
- the asah2 gene encoding neutral ceramidase — MASKSRRLSGLEISLTVLFLLMTAVSVALITVLALKLESDKKEEVTPEEPSPSVTPPENPYLIGVGRADCTGPVADLPMMGYANTDQTARGLHTRLFSRAFIVDDGNKRVVFVTSDIGMVSQRLRLEVFQALKEKYGDLYRQDNVVLSGTHTHSGVGGYFQYTLFMITSKGYIKPSIQAIVSGIVKSIDIAHRNLRPGRIFINKGQVADSNFNRSPHSYMNNPEEERNRYEFNTDKQIVVLKFTDLDGDGIGLLSWFAVHPVSMNYTNRMVSSDNLGYASYIFEQEKNIGFLPGEKGPFVAGFSSSNLGDSSPNIRGPVCVNTGLKCDYINSSCPVGGKKACIAFGPGEDMFESTRIIGENMYKKAKELYGSAKQELHGPVYGAHQWVNMTDETVQFNSTHTGRTCKPALGHSFAAGTTDGGGEFNFLQGDTEGDPLWDGIRDAVLGPPSNETKACHQPKPILFSTGEMDSPLPWHPAIVDVQIITIGSLAVVAVPGEFTTMSGRRIREAVKRELEVKEPFTNAEVVVAGLCNIYTHYITTYEEYQIQRYEGASTIFGPHTLSAYIQRYRGLAKAIAHGTIGELPKGPEPPFFDEDKLFNQVKDPVADVAPVGTTFGDVLQEVNPVYKVGEIASVTFVSGNPRHSGDIRDTTLVTVERFHNDTGSWEIIHNDASWETRFHWIKGLAGRSQAKVEWHIPQTAQAGTYQIQYFGHYKQTTENTTVITPYVGTSAAFKVTRSFYYF; from the exons AAGAAGAAGTGACTCCAGAAGAACCAAGCCCATCAGTAACTCCTCCAGAAAACCCTTATCTGATCGGTGTGGGTCGAGCAGACTGTACTGGACCAGTGGCAGATTTACCTATG ATGGGTTATGCCAACACCGACCAGACGGCCAGAGGACTGCACACGCGGCTGTTCAGCAGAGCCTTCATTGTGGATGATGGCAATAAGAGAGTCGTGTTCGTCACTTCAGACATCGGCATGGTCTCTCAGAGGCTCAGACTAGAG GTTTTCCAAGCACTTAAGGAGAAATACGGAGACCTCTACAGACAGGACAATGTGGTGTTgagcggcacacacacacactcaggagTGGGTGGATATTTCCAGTACACACTCTTTATGATCACCAGCAAAGGCTACATCAAGCCTTCTATACAGGCCATCGTCAGTGGAATAGTCAAG AGCATTGATATTGCTCATAGGAATTTGAGGCCTGGACGAATATTCATAAATAAAGGACAAGTAGCAGACAGCAACTTTAACAGAAGCCCACATTCATACATGAACAACCCCGAAGAGGAGAGAAACAG ATATGAATTCAACACAGACAAGCAGATTGTCGTCCTGAAATTCACAGATCTGGATGGAGACGGTATAGGATTGCTCAG CTGGTTTGCTGTTCATCCCGTCAGTATGAATTACACCAATCGCATGGTGAGCTCGGACAACCTCGGCTACGCTTCCTACATCTTCGAGCAGGAGAAAAACATTGGCTTTCTACCCGGCGAGAAG GGTCCTTTTGTGGCTGGATTTTCCTCCAGTAATCTTGGAGATTCGTCTCCTAATATTCGCGGCCCGGTCTGTGTGAACACAGGATTGAAGTGTGACTACATTAACAGCTCTTGCCCTGTTGGAGGA aaaaaagcatGCATAGCATTTGGGCCTGGTGAAGATATGTTCGAAAGCACCAGAATCATAGGAGAGAATATGTATAAAAAAGCAAAG GAGCTGTATGGCAGTGCAAAGCAGGAGTTACATGGGCCTGTTTATGGTGCACATCAGTGGGTCAACATGACTGATGAGACTGTCCAGTTCAACTCCACTCATACA GGACGGACGTGTAAACCAGCTCTGGGTCACAGTTTTGCTGCTGGTACAACTGATGGAGGAGGAGAATTCAACTTTTTACAAG GGGATACGGAAGGAGACCCTTTATGGGATGGCATAAGAGATGCTGTTTTGGGACCACCATCCAATGAAACCAAGGCTTGCCATCAGCCTAAACCAATCCTCTTCAGCACTGGGGAG ATGGATTCACCTCTTCCATGGCATCCAGCCATTGTAGACGTCCAGATCATCACTATCGGCTCTTTAGCGGTAGTCGCCGTCCCTGGAGAATTTAC TACCATGTCAGGAAGGAGGATAAGAGAAGCCGTCAAAAGG GAGCTGGAGGTGAAGGAGCCTTTCACTAATGCAGAAGTGGTGGTCGCTGGTCTGTGCAACATCTACACCCACTACATCACTACATATGAAGAGTATCAG ATCCAGCGATACGAAGGAGCATCCACCATTTTTGGCCCCCACACTCTCTCGGCGTACATCCAGCGCTACAGAGGCCTGGCCAAAGCCATAGCTCAT GGCACAATAGGAGAGCTGCCAAAGGGTCCCGAACCCCCTTTCTTTGATGAAGACAAACTTTTTAACCAAGTGAAGGACCCGGTGGCAGATGTAGCACCAGTTGGCACCACCTTTGGAGACGTCTTGCAGGAGGTTAACCCCGTCTATAAAGTG GGAGAAATTGCATCCGTCACGTTTGTTTCTGGAAACCCGAGGCACTCTGGAGATATT AGAGATACGACACTTGTTACAGTGGAGAGGTTTCACAACGACACAGGCTCATGGGAAATAATTCACAACGACGCATCATGGGAAACAAG GTTTCACTGGATTAAAGGACTCGCTGGCAGGAGTCAGGCTAAAGTGGAGTGGCACATCCCGCAAACAGCTCAAGCAGGAACCTACCAGATTCAATACTTCGGACATTATAAACAAACCACAGAAAACACCACAGTCATCACACCATACGTGGGCActtctgctgcttttaaagtcacCAGAAGTTTTTACTACTTTTGA